From the Pseudomonas sp. SORT22 genome, one window contains:
- the cysD gene encoding sulfate adenylyltransferase subunit CysD: protein MVDKLTHLKQLEAESIHIIREVAAEFDNPVMLYSIGKDSAVMLHLARKAFFPGKLPFPVMHVDTQWKFQEMYSFRDKMVEEMGLELITHVNPDGVAQGINPFTHGSAKHTDIMKTEGLKQALDKYGFDAAFGGARRDEEKSRAKERVYSFRDSKHRWDPKNQRPELWNVYNGKVNKGESIRVFPLSNWTELDIWQYIYLEGIPIVPLYFAAEREVIEKNGTLIMIDDARILEHLSEEEKARIVKKKVRFRTLGCYPLTGAVESEAESLTDIIQEMLLTRTSERQGRVIDHDGAGSMEDKKRQGYF from the coding sequence ATGGTCGACAAACTGACGCATTTGAAACAGTTGGAGGCGGAAAGCATCCACATCATTCGTGAGGTGGCCGCCGAGTTCGATAACCCGGTGATGCTGTACTCGATTGGCAAGGACTCGGCCGTGATGCTGCACCTGGCGCGCAAGGCCTTCTTCCCGGGCAAGCTGCCGTTTCCGGTGATGCACGTCGACACCCAGTGGAAATTCCAGGAGATGTACAGCTTCCGCGACAAGATGGTCGAGGAAATGGGCCTGGAGCTGATCACCCACGTCAACCCGGACGGCGTCGCCCAGGGCATCAACCCGTTCACCCACGGCAGTGCCAAGCACACCGACATCATGAAGACCGAGGGCCTCAAGCAGGCGCTCGACAAGTACGGCTTCGATGCCGCCTTCGGTGGCGCACGCCGCGACGAAGAGAAGTCGCGGGCCAAGGAGCGGGTCTACTCGTTCCGTGACAGCAAGCACCGCTGGGACCCGAAGAACCAGCGTCCGGAGCTGTGGAACGTCTACAACGGCAAGGTCAACAAGGGCGAATCGATTCGCGTGTTCCCGCTGTCGAACTGGACCGAACTGGACATCTGGCAGTACATCTACCTCGAAGGCATCCCGATCGTGCCGCTGTACTTCGCCGCCGAGCGTGAAGTGATCGAGAAGAACGGCACCCTGATCATGATCGACGACGCGCGCATCCTCGAGCACCTCTCGGAGGAAGAAAAGGCCCGTATCGTCAAGAAGAAGGTGCGTTTCCGTACCCTTGGCTGCTACCCGTTGACGGGCGCGGTGGAGTCGGAGGCCGAAAGCCTCACCGACATCATTCAGGAAATGCTCCTGACGCGCACTTCCGAGCGCCAGGGCCGGGTCATCGACCACGATGGCGCCGGCTCCATGGAAGACAAAAAACGTCAGGGCTATTTCTAA
- the cysN gene encoding sulfate adenylyltransferase subunit CysN has translation MSHQSDLISEDILAYLAQHERKELLRFLTCGNVDDGKSTLIGRLLHDSKMIYEDHLEAITRDSKKVGTTGDDIDLALLVDGLQAEREQGITIDVAYRYFSTAKRKFIIADTPGHEQYTRNMATGASTCDLAIILVDARYGVQTQTRRHSYIASLLGIKHIVVAVNKMDLKGFDEGVFESIKADYLKFAEAINMSPSSLHFVPMSALKGDNVVNRSERSPWYTGPALMEILETVEVAADRNFTDLRFPVQYVNRPNLNFRGFAGTLASGVVHKGDEIVVLPSGKSSRVKSIVTFEGELENAGPGQAVTLTMEDEIDISRGDLLVHADNVPPVTDQFDAMLVWMAEEPMLPGKKYDIKRATSYVPGSIASIAHKVDVNTLEQGAASALQLNEIGKVKVSLDAPIALDGYDSNRTTGAFIVIDRLTNGTVGAGMIIAPPVVPHGSVGQHGKLAHVDTAERALRFGQQPATVLFSGLSGAGKSTLAYAVERKLFDMGRAVYVLDGQNLRHDLNKGLPQDRAGRTENWRRAAHVARQFNEAGLLTLAAFVAPDAEGREQAKVLIGKERLLTVYVQASPLACRERDPQGLYAAGGDNIPGESFPYDVPLDADLVIDTQNVSLEDGVKQVLELLRKRGAI, from the coding sequence ATGTCGCATCAATCTGATCTGATCAGCGAGGACATCCTCGCTTACCTGGCCCAGCACGAACGTAAAGAGCTGCTGCGCTTCCTTACCTGCGGTAACGTCGACGACGGCAAGAGCACGCTGATCGGGCGCCTGCTGCACGACTCGAAGATGATCTACGAAGACCATCTGGAAGCCATCACCCGCGACTCGAAGAAAGTCGGCACCACCGGTGACGACATCGACCTGGCGCTGCTGGTCGACGGCCTGCAGGCCGAGCGCGAGCAAGGCATCACCATCGATGTGGCCTACCGCTACTTCTCCACCGCCAAGCGCAAATTCATCATCGCCGACACCCCGGGCCACGAGCAGTACACCCGCAACATGGCCACCGGTGCGTCGACCTGCGACCTGGCGATCATCCTGGTCGATGCCCGCTACGGTGTGCAGACCCAGACCCGCCGGCACAGCTACATTGCCTCGTTGCTGGGCATCAAGCACATCGTCGTCGCGGTCAACAAGATGGACCTCAAAGGCTTTGACGAGGGCGTGTTCGAGAGCATCAAGGCCGACTACCTGAAGTTCGCCGAAGCCATCAACATGAGCCCGAGCAGCCTGCACTTCGTGCCGATGTCGGCGCTCAAGGGCGACAACGTGGTCAACCGCAGCGAGCGTTCGCCTTGGTACACGGGCCCGGCGTTGATGGAAATCCTCGAAACCGTCGAAGTCGCGGCCGACCGCAACTTCACCGACCTGCGCTTCCCGGTGCAGTACGTCAACCGGCCGAACCTGAACTTCCGCGGCTTCGCCGGTACCCTGGCCAGCGGCGTGGTGCACAAGGGCGATGAAATCGTCGTGCTACCGTCGGGCAAGAGCAGCCGGGTCAAGTCCATCGTCACCTTCGAAGGCGAGCTGGAAAACGCCGGCCCCGGCCAGGCCGTGACCCTGACCATGGAAGACGAGATCGACATCTCCCGTGGCGACCTGCTGGTGCACGCCGACAACGTCCCGCCGGTGACCGACCAGTTCGACGCCATGCTGGTATGGATGGCTGAAGAGCCGATGCTGCCGGGCAAAAAATACGACATCAAGCGCGCCACCAGCTATGTGCCGGGCTCGATTGCCAGCATCGCCCACAAGGTCGATGTCAACACCCTGGAGCAGGGCGCCGCCAGTGCCCTGCAGCTCAACGAGATCGGCAAGGTCAAGGTCAGCCTCGATGCGCCGATCGCGCTGGACGGCTATGACAGCAACCGCACCACCGGTGCCTTTATTGTCATCGACCGCCTGACCAACGGCACCGTTGGCGCCGGCATGATCATCGCGCCACCGGTTGTGCCCCATGGCAGCGTTGGCCAGCACGGCAAACTGGCCCACGTGGACACCGCAGAACGTGCCCTGCGTTTCGGTCAGCAGCCAGCCACCGTGCTGTTCAGCGGCCTCTCGGGCGCGGGCAAGAGCACCCTGGCCTATGCCGTGGAGCGCAAGCTGTTCGACATGGGCCGTGCGGTGTATGTGCTCGATGGCCAGAACCTGCGCCACGACCTGAACAAAGGCTTGCCGCAGGACCGCGCCGGGCGCACCGAGAACTGGCGCCGTGCCGCGCACGTTGCGCGTCAGTTCAACGAAGCCGGCCTGCTGACCCTGGCCGCCTTCGTCGCCCCGGACGCCGAAGGCCGCGAACAGGCCAAGGTGCTGATCGGCAAGGAACGCCTGCTCACGGTCTACGTCCAGGCTTCGCCTCTGGCGTGCCGCGAGCGTGACCCGCAGGGCCTGTATGCCGCCGGCGGCGACAACATCCCGGGCGAGAGCTTCCCGTATGACGTACCGCTGGATGCGGACCTGGTGATCGACACCCAGAACGTCAGCCTGGAAGACGGCGTCAAGCAGGTGCTGGAGCTGCTGCGCAAGCGTGGCGCGATCTAA